From Limisphaera ngatamarikiensis, one genomic window encodes:
- a CDS encoding ABC transporter ATP-binding protein, whose product MRVEVRNLRKEFGRTIALAGVSFSFESGQIVGFVGPNGAGKTTTMRIMATVEEPTDGDVLLDGVSVCEYPEVARRRVGFVPDTLPGYPDITVREYLDFFARAHRIGRRERADVLAAVEEFTGLTGLRDKTLKALSKGMKQRVSLARALIHDPEVLILDEPAAGLDPRGRVELRELLLTLAQRGKAIFISSHILAELTEICTAVVIIERGRVVTQGPIQEVVRESSRHRTFAMRLLETPPHEEYQRLVRILAQMPRVERVQLQPQEVLFDVSGDGAVACEILARLVAEGFHVLEFRQTRADLEDVFLKVTQGEVS is encoded by the coding sequence ATGCGAGTGGAAGTGAGGAACCTGCGAAAGGAATTCGGGCGGACGATCGCCCTGGCCGGAGTGTCATTTTCGTTCGAGTCCGGCCAGATAGTGGGTTTTGTGGGGCCGAACGGGGCGGGCAAGACCACCACGATGCGAATCATGGCAACGGTGGAGGAGCCCACGGACGGGGACGTACTGTTGGACGGAGTGTCGGTGTGCGAATATCCGGAGGTGGCGCGAAGGCGCGTGGGTTTCGTGCCGGACACTTTGCCCGGGTACCCGGACATCACCGTGCGGGAGTATCTGGATTTTTTTGCGCGGGCACATCGGATTGGGCGCCGGGAACGGGCGGATGTTCTGGCGGCAGTGGAGGAATTCACAGGGCTGACGGGCCTTCGGGACAAGACCCTCAAGGCGTTGTCCAAGGGGATGAAACAGCGGGTGAGCCTGGCACGGGCGCTGATTCATGACCCGGAGGTGCTGATCCTGGATGAGCCGGCGGCGGGTCTGGATCCGCGGGGACGGGTGGAGCTGCGGGAGTTGCTCCTGACTCTGGCCCAGCGGGGCAAGGCGATCTTCATCAGTTCGCACATTCTGGCGGAGCTGACGGAGATTTGCACGGCGGTGGTGATCATTGAGCGCGGGCGGGTGGTGACCCAGGGACCGATTCAGGAGGTGGTGCGGGAGAGCAGCCGGCACCGGACCTTTGCCATGCGCCTGCTGGAGACGCCGCCGCACGAGGAATACCAGCGCCTGGTGCGGATACTGGCCCAGATGCCGCGGGTGGAGCGGGTGCAGTTGCAGCCCCAAGAGGTGCTGTTCGACGTGTCCGGCGACGGCGCCGTGGCGTGCGAGATTCTGGCGCGGCTGGTGGCCGAGGGGTTTCATGTATTGGAGTTTCGTCAGACCCGTGCCGACCTCGAGGATGTGTTCCTGAAGGTGACGCAGGGGGAGGTTTCATGA
- a CDS encoding AAA family ATPase, whose amino-acid sequence MDKPIMQPEELAPVVELANRVLAELDRILLGRSRLHRLVLIGILSRGHILLEGVPGLGKTALVRTLGQVLRLQFRRIQFTPDLMPADVLGMHILQQTDSGRRELVFQPGPVFTNILLADEINRASPKTQSALLETMQENSVTLLGTTRPVPRPFFVLATQNPIEMEGTYPLPEAQLDRFLFRVFFDLLDTEVLERILYERRRGELPEPSWQMTSGDLDRLFEAMDRIYLPRAVSRYIARLVAATHPQGPEAPEPVRRYVAHGASPRAAIAIAEAARAHALLAGRPSAGFEDVKAVAEPALNHRIILNYQARFDRVTASSVVQSVLEKLKETELQLPRDVELVER is encoded by the coding sequence ATGGACAAACCGATCATGCAGCCGGAGGAACTGGCGCCGGTGGTGGAGCTGGCCAACCGGGTGTTGGCGGAGCTGGATCGGATTCTACTGGGTCGAAGCCGCTTACATCGGCTCGTGTTGATCGGGATTCTCAGCCGGGGCCACATTCTGTTGGAGGGCGTGCCCGGTTTGGGGAAGACGGCTTTGGTGCGGACGTTGGGGCAGGTGTTGCGGTTGCAGTTTCGGCGGATTCAATTCACCCCGGACCTGATGCCGGCGGACGTCCTGGGGATGCACATTCTGCAACAGACGGATTCGGGTCGGCGCGAGCTGGTGTTTCAACCCGGGCCGGTGTTTACGAACATTCTGTTGGCGGACGAAATCAACCGCGCCTCGCCCAAGACGCAGTCGGCCCTGCTGGAGACGATGCAGGAGAATTCGGTGACCCTGTTGGGGACGACCCGGCCGGTGCCGCGACCGTTCTTCGTGCTGGCGACGCAGAACCCGATCGAGATGGAAGGTACGTATCCCCTGCCGGAGGCGCAGTTGGACCGGTTTTTGTTCCGGGTGTTTTTCGACCTGCTGGATACGGAGGTGCTGGAGCGGATTTTGTACGAGCGGCGTCGGGGCGAGTTGCCGGAGCCGAGCTGGCAGATGACGTCCGGGGACCTGGACCGGTTGTTTGAGGCGATGGACCGGATTTACCTGCCGCGTGCGGTGTCGCGGTACATTGCGCGGTTGGTGGCGGCCACGCATCCGCAGGGGCCGGAGGCGCCGGAACCGGTGCGGCGGTATGTGGCGCACGGAGCCTCGCCGCGCGCGGCGATTGCGATCGCGGAGGCGGCGCGGGCGCATGCGTTGCTGGCGGGGCGCCCCAGTGCCGGGTTCGAGGATGTGAAGGCGGTGGCCGAACCGGCGCTGAATCACCGGATCATTTTGAATTACCAGGCGCGGTTTGATCGGGTGACGGCGTCGTCGGTGGTGCAGTCGGTGTTGGAGAAGCTGAAGGAGACGGAGCTGCAGTTGCCTCGCGATGTGGAGCTGGTGGAAAGGTAA